The following nucleotide sequence is from Austwickia chelonae.
CGCGCTCGTCACCGCCTCCACCGCGGCCGAAACCACCACGGAAGAGACCGTCGCCCGGGTCGTCGCCCGATACTCCCCGGTCGTCGACAGCTCAGGGAAGACCTGGAAACCTCGCACCGGCTTCATCGGCACCGACCGGAACTCCCGCTCACTCGTCGGCACCGACATCCTCGGGACCAATGACGACGTCCTCTACCAGGAGACGACTTTCGGAACGACCGGCTACACCTTGCCGGTCACCTCCGGTCGATACCGCGTTCGTCTACTGATGGTGGAGAACTACTGGACGAAGGCCGGACAGCGGGTCTTCGACGTCTCCGCTGAAGGCAAGCCTGCCTTGGAGAAGGTCGATATCGCCGGCGCAGTCGGCGCACGTACCGCCTACGACCGGACCTTCGAGACCGATGTCACCGACGGGTCGCTCGATCTGTCCTTCACCAAAGTCGTGGACAACCCTCAGTTCAGCGCGATCGAAGTGACCAAGGTGTCTGCGCCGACATCGACCCCGACCACCACCCCGATCCCGGAGCCCACACCGACTCCTGCTCCGGAGACCGTCACTCCTACCCCGGTGAACAACCCGCCCGGCCGCGCCCCGATCCCGCTGGCCTCAGACAGCCCTTGGACCAGCCGCATCGAGAATGCGCCGCTGGACCCCAAATCCGCAGAGATGGCGGCGAACCTTCACAAGGACGTCATCGAGAACTGGGGCGGTATCGCAGCTTTCAACAACACTCACTACAACGCCTCCTTCTACCCCGTTCCTGCTGATCAACCTCGCATCGACGTCGACTTCTGGAACTGTCAGCGCAAGACCTGGATCGACCCGAACCTGACCACCGGTCCGGCCTACTTCCGGCAGGTTCCCGTCCCGGACTACGCCCGCGCAGCAGTCGGCACCGACGGTGAGATGAGTATCTACGATCCGCACACCGACCAGCTCTGGGAGTTCTGGCAGATGCGCCGCAATGCCACCAGCGGACGGTGGGAGGCCTGCTGGGGCGGACGCATCGACAATGTCTCCAGCAGCCAAGGGATCTTCCCCCAGTGGTACGGAGCGACCGGAACCGGTGTGGCCATGGCCGCAGGCATGATCTCCCTCGATGAGGTCCGCGAGGGCAGGATCGACCATGCCATGTACCTCGCCGCGATGAACATCCAGCAGTACCCGGAGATCTCCTGGCCGGCCCTGCGGGGTGACGGCAACCTGGTCGACCCCAATGTCGTGCGCGAAGGGCAGCGTCTGCGCCTCGACCCGAACCTTGACCTCGACCGGTACAATCTGACCCCTGTCGGACGCATGGTGGCCGAAGCCGCGAAGAAATACGGTTTCATCGTCAGTGACCGGTCCGGTTCCGTCGCCGTCATCGGTGAAGCAGGCCTGCGCGAGGAGACCCTCACCGGAACCAACCCGTGGCCCGGGCTGCTCGGCGGGATGCCCTCCTACGAAGTGATGCGGAATTTCCCCTGGGAGGCCATCCAGGTGGTCGCCAAGGACTGGGGGGCACCCAGCTGATCGTACGAACCCTTGACGAACAGGTCACCGGGCCGGATGCATGCGCTCCAGGAAGGACGCCATCGCCGGCCCGGTGACCTGCGGTACGAACTCCTCCAGGACGGTTCGGCGTCCCTGAGCGCCCAGCTCCTCCCTGAGCTGTGGAGCCCCGGCCAGTTGAGTCAAGGCGTCGGCCAGAAGGTCCGCCCGTCCGGGGCGGACCAATAGGCCGTTCACCCCGTCGACGACCAGCTCGGGGACCCCCGCGATACTGGTCGCCACCGCTGGGAGGCCGGTAGCCATTCCCTCCATCAGGACGACAGGTAGCCCTTCCAT
It contains:
- a CDS encoding malectin domain-containing carbohydrate-binding protein, coding for MSRRLTALAAWGLPPAVLLPFALVTASTAAETTTEETVARVVARYSPVVDSSGKTWKPRTGFIGTDRNSRSLVGTDILGTNDDVLYQETTFGTTGYTLPVTSGRYRVRLLMVENYWTKAGQRVFDVSAEGKPALEKVDIAGAVGARTAYDRTFETDVTDGSLDLSFTKVVDNPQFSAIEVTKVSAPTSTPTTTPIPEPTPTPAPETVTPTPVNNPPGRAPIPLASDSPWTSRIENAPLDPKSAEMAANLHKDVIENWGGIAAFNNTHYNASFYPVPADQPRIDVDFWNCQRKTWIDPNLTTGPAYFRQVPVPDYARAAVGTDGEMSIYDPHTDQLWEFWQMRRNATSGRWEACWGGRIDNVSSSQGIFPQWYGATGTGVAMAAGMISLDEVREGRIDHAMYLAAMNIQQYPEISWPALRGDGNLVDPNVVREGQRLRLDPNLDLDRYNLTPVGRMVAEAAKKYGFIVSDRSGSVAVIGEAGLREETLTGTNPWPGLLGGMPSYEVMRNFPWEAIQVVAKDWGAPS